The proteins below come from a single Psychrobacter sp. PL19 genomic window:
- a CDS encoding OmpA family protein, producing MNVKLWTIATVMIGALALTGCQTADLSNQKIKTINMPIVSISLDSDGDGVADELDLCPGTPYNMVVDPNGCPASLLPDENSFKMEARAFYNENSSEIKSQYYEELNRLGERMQQRSEAISIIDGHISKREDHTTNQTLSKERVEGVKNYLILKYKIAPNRIKTFYYGSERPIAPDDNAEGSDLNQRVYIMISNAEYDVERFKKIENDDK from the coding sequence ATGAACGTTAAGTTATGGACAATAGCGACGGTTATGATAGGTGCCTTAGCTCTGACCGGTTGCCAAACAGCCGATTTGTCTAATCAGAAAATTAAAACTATCAATATGCCAATTGTTTCGATTAGTTTGGATAGCGATGGTGATGGTGTGGCTGACGAGTTAGACCTGTGCCCAGGCACTCCGTATAACATGGTGGTCGATCCAAATGGCTGTCCTGCTTCGCTACTTCCTGATGAAAATAGCTTCAAAATGGAGGCTAGAGCTTTCTACAATGAAAATAGTAGTGAGATAAAAAGTCAATATTATGAAGAGCTAAACAGACTAGGTGAGAGAATGCAGCAGCGTTCGGAAGCTATAAGTATTATTGATGGTCACATCTCAAAACGTGAAGACCACACAACCAATCAAACACTATCTAAAGAACGCGTTGAAGGCGTTAAGAATTATTTGATATTAAAATATAAGATCGCCCCTAATCGTATTAAGACTTTTTACTATGGATCAGAGCGACCTATTGCGCCAGATGATAACGCCGAAGGCAGTGATCTGAATCAACGTGTCTATATCATGATAAGTAACGCAGAGTATGATGTTGAACGTTTTAAAAAAATTGAAAATGATGACAAATAA
- a CDS encoding FAD-dependent monooxygenase translates to MKNDHTLIIGGGIVGASLALKLAQAKRPVTLVDARPKRDDAHWQDKLSQRDARVYALSLASIGLLTDIGVWQKIAASERKADYSQMQVWQLNGIGELKFGDDCADNKGTDNKGTDNNATGNNEKGTEGSDTPKLLGSMVEPTVIEYALWQRLFEDDVSDYLTVIAGHKVMQMDWLGSEQGYRITLDNETAIEANLLVGSDGRGSFVRRQAGIELDTLDYKQTAICCAIKTAKPHQATARQAMLPTGTLALLPLADITDEDKVNPQHWQSVVWTLPRNQALELEIQEPRIIADKLAAASTYELGAINQIESIASFPLMAQQARNYVADNLVLIGDAAHGVHPLAGQGLNLGMLDVQALSDQLEHDFARSGGKLWGANQTLRTYERMRRPHNSLMMHSFSALNWLFAGEFAQLRPIQQLRNEGMSRVSKIKPLMRLFAKQASGV, encoded by the coding sequence ATGAAAAATGACCATACGCTTATTATTGGCGGCGGTATCGTCGGTGCCAGTCTGGCGCTCAAGCTGGCACAAGCAAAGCGGCCAGTGACATTGGTCGATGCGAGGCCTAAACGTGATGATGCTCATTGGCAAGATAAGCTCAGCCAACGAGATGCCCGTGTCTATGCGCTCAGCCTGGCCAGCATTGGTTTGTTAACAGATATTGGTGTGTGGCAGAAGATAGCAGCATCAGAGCGCAAAGCCGATTATTCACAAATGCAGGTCTGGCAACTCAATGGGATTGGCGAGTTAAAGTTCGGTGATGACTGTGCTGATAACAAGGGTACTGATAACAAGGGTACTGATAATAACGCTACTGGTAATAACGAAAAGGGTACTGAAGGCAGTGATACGCCCAAGCTACTTGGTAGTATGGTAGAGCCTACGGTTATTGAGTATGCCCTTTGGCAGCGCTTGTTCGAAGACGATGTAAGTGATTATCTGACCGTCATCGCTGGCCATAAGGTGATGCAAATGGATTGGCTAGGATCTGAACAAGGCTACCGTATCACTTTAGATAATGAGACTGCTATTGAGGCGAATCTGTTAGTTGGCTCTGATGGCCGTGGTTCGTTTGTGCGCCGGCAAGCTGGAATTGAGCTGGATACTTTGGATTATAAGCAGACCGCGATTTGCTGTGCCATTAAAACTGCAAAACCGCATCAAGCGACCGCTCGCCAAGCAATGCTGCCTACTGGTACGCTAGCATTATTACCCTTGGCTGATATTACAGATGAGGATAAGGTCAATCCGCAGCATTGGCAGTCAGTGGTCTGGACTTTGCCACGCAATCAAGCGCTTGAGCTTGAGATTCAAGAGCCACGAATTATCGCTGACAAATTAGCAGCTGCCAGTACCTATGAGCTTGGCGCTATCAATCAGATTGAGTCGATTGCTAGCTTTCCATTAATGGCCCAGCAGGCGCGCAATTATGTCGCTGATAACTTAGTCTTGATTGGTGATGCCGCGCACGGGGTGCATCCATTAGCGGGTCAAGGACTGAATCTCGGTATGCTCGATGTGCAGGCATTAAGTGATCAGCTCGAGCATGATTTTGCTCGTAGTGGTGGCAAATTATGGGGAGCCAATCAAACGCTGCGCACTTATGAGCGGATGCGTCGTCCGCATAACAGTCTAATGATGCATAGTTTTTCTGCGCTTAACTGGCTGTTTGCTGGCGAGTTTGCGCAACTGCGACCGATACAACAATTGCGTAACGAAGGCATGTCTCGGGTCAGTAAAATCAAACCGTTAATGCGTTTGTTTGCCAAGCAGGCGAGTGGGGTCTAG
- a CDS encoding FAD-dependent monooxygenase: MTEQQVLIVGGGHVGLSYALLLAHHGISSTLLEKNNYPTISPNDDSNRNHYLDSRNTALSRRTVQIYQEIGLWSALQSHACRIDAVQISEQGSFGIAQLNKADEQVESFGQVMENAWLGRKLLLAAQQESLITLIDNANVIAIKQQSGSQSTAGVTLSFNYYDSDEHEQQLQGSVLVACDGRDSTVRQLLNIGTTTYDYQQTAIVGVVETDQPHEHVAIERFSPAGPLAVLPLTDPNGDGNDEYQTGYRRSVVWVCPTGEEAQYLEDDAHFLQTLQQAFGERAGRFVTAGRRGAYPLTKVLADAQVDGRCVIMGNAAHTLHPVAGQGFNLCMRDAHVLAQMMSTQVLKGADIGDPQLLKRYEKSRQTDQKRVIRFCDAIVHGFTHPNPVIKLARNVALVAFDKLPNIKPLIANYAMGLKS; the protein is encoded by the coding sequence CTGACCGAACAGCAAGTGCTTATCGTTGGTGGTGGCCATGTCGGTTTATCCTATGCTTTACTATTAGCGCATCACGGTATTAGCAGCACCTTGTTAGAAAAAAACAACTATCCAACCATCAGTCCCAATGATGACAGCAATCGTAATCATTATTTAGACAGTCGCAATACTGCGCTATCACGGCGGACGGTACAAATTTATCAAGAGATTGGCCTGTGGTCAGCGCTACAAAGTCACGCCTGCCGTATTGATGCGGTGCAGATTAGCGAACAAGGCAGTTTTGGGATCGCGCAGTTGAATAAAGCTGATGAGCAGGTTGAATCATTTGGACAAGTGATGGAAAATGCGTGGCTGGGGCGTAAGCTATTATTAGCGGCGCAACAGGAGTCGCTGATTACCTTGATAGACAATGCCAATGTCATTGCTATTAAGCAGCAGTCAGGGTCGCAATCAACTGCTGGAGTTACCCTTAGCTTCAATTATTATGATAGCGACGAGCATGAGCAGCAATTACAGGGCAGTGTATTAGTGGCCTGCGATGGTCGCGATTCGACTGTGCGTCAGCTGTTAAATATTGGCACGACCACCTATGATTATCAGCAAACCGCTATTGTGGGTGTGGTCGAGACTGATCAGCCGCATGAGCATGTCGCTATTGAGCGTTTTAGTCCAGCAGGACCACTGGCTGTATTGCCGCTGACTGATCCGAACGGTGATGGCAATGATGAGTATCAGACGGGCTACCGCCGTTCTGTGGTTTGGGTCTGCCCAACGGGTGAGGAAGCACAATACCTAGAAGATGATGCGCATTTTTTGCAGACCTTGCAGCAGGCCTTTGGTGAGCGCGCTGGCAGGTTCGTCACTGCGGGTCGCCGCGGTGCTTATCCACTAACCAAGGTACTGGCAGATGCACAAGTGGATGGCCGCTGCGTCATCATGGGCAATGCAGCACATACCTTACATCCGGTAGCCGGTCAGGGCTTTAACCTGTGTATGCGCGATGCGCATGTGCTCGCGCAAATGATGAGTACGCAAGTGCTTAAAGGCGCCGATATTGGTGATCCACAACTGTTAAAACGCTACGAGAAGTCACGGCAAACCGATCAAAAGCGGGTGATTCGCTTCTGTGATGCGATCGTACATGGCTTTACCCATCCCAATCCGGTTATTAAGCTGGCACGTAATGTGGCCTTGGTTGCCTTTGATAAGTTACCCAATATCAAACCATTGATTGCTAATTATGCGATGGGTCTAAAATCTTAA
- a CDS encoding PhoH family protein, whose translation MSRRVKFESLTPAQLKTVLGEYNNHMKYIQTRLNIKISQRQGDFCLSGDLADVERAERILYKLVDETQNTKNITPEELHLIIQSSIARDQDVEDDAPTEISENPDDLDSPSDFTPISLRTRNGKIIPRGGNQQRYVKDILSSDVSFGIGPAGTGKTYLAVACAVDMIERNEIERILLVRPAVEAGEKLGFLPGDLTQKIDPYLRPLYDALYEMLGFEKVGKMLERQVIEVAPLAYMRGRTLNNSFVILDEAQNTTPEQMKMFLTRLGFGSRAVITGDITQVDLPRGTKSGLTQAMEILSDIEEIHITKFDSKDVVRHQLVQKIVEAYDVFDEKEEMLKERRKQERLAEQEHKQAIANAAARL comes from the coding sequence ATGAGCCGCCGTGTAAAATTTGAATCGTTGACCCCAGCCCAACTTAAAACCGTGCTTGGTGAATATAATAATCACATGAAATATATCCAAACCCGCCTTAATATTAAAATCAGTCAGCGCCAAGGCGATTTTTGCCTGAGTGGTGATTTGGCAGATGTTGAACGCGCTGAACGTATCTTATATAAGCTGGTGGATGAAACTCAAAACACTAAGAATATCACTCCAGAAGAGCTACATCTGATTATCCAATCGAGTATTGCGCGTGACCAAGACGTGGAAGACGATGCGCCAACAGAAATTAGCGAAAATCCAGATGATTTAGACTCGCCTAGCGACTTTACCCCTATTAGCCTGCGTACTCGTAACGGCAAAATCATCCCACGCGGTGGTAACCAGCAGCGCTATGTTAAGGATATTCTATCGTCTGATGTGTCATTTGGTATTGGCCCTGCAGGTACTGGTAAAACCTATCTAGCGGTAGCCTGTGCCGTTGATATGATCGAGCGTAACGAGATTGAACGTATCTTACTGGTACGTCCTGCGGTTGAGGCTGGGGAGAAACTTGGCTTCTTGCCAGGCGACTTAACCCAAAAAATTGACCCCTATCTCCGTCCTTTGTATGATGCGCTATATGAAATGCTAGGCTTTGAAAAAGTAGGCAAAATGCTTGAGCGTCAAGTGATCGAAGTTGCCCCGTTAGCCTATATGCGCGGCCGGACGCTGAACAATTCATTTGTAATCTTAGATGAGGCCCAAAACACCACACCTGAGCAGATGAAAATGTTTTTAACCCGTTTAGGCTTTGGTTCACGGGCGGTGATTACTGGTGACATTACCCAGGTCGATTTACCGCGTGGTACTAAGTCTGGGCTGACGCAAGCAATGGAAATCTTAAGTGATATAGAAGAGATTCATATCACTAAATTTGATTCAAAGGATGTGGTACGCCATCAGTTGGTACAAAAAATCGTTGAAGCTTATGATGTGTTTGACGAAAAAGAAGAAATGCTCAAAGAACGGCGTAAGCAAGAGCGACTGGCTGAACAAGAACATAAACAGGCGATAGCAAACGCGGCCGCTAGGTTGTAA
- the ybeY gene encoding rRNA maturation RNase YbeY has product MKQANDENDPMDNDNATELTISGADSIDAELLNTFYTEDILLPVVLATLDYMNQRLKTGLELPYFVDIDEALWQQKPKALDIYITDSNEGRALNLEALGKDYPTNILSYPSDFPAAVFELMPTIPLGELIICHEVMVREAAEQDKTVAQHISHLLIHGVLHLFGFDHITGQAEQDQMESFEIDILARLALPNPYLEN; this is encoded by the coding sequence ATGAAGCAAGCCAATGACGAAAATGATCCTATGGACAACGATAACGCTACTGAACTAACGATCAGCGGTGCGGATAGCATTGATGCCGAGCTGCTCAATACATTTTATACCGAGGATATTTTGCTACCAGTCGTGTTAGCGACTTTAGATTATATGAATCAGCGGCTTAAAACTGGTCTTGAGCTGCCTTACTTTGTGGATATAGATGAGGCGTTGTGGCAACAAAAACCTAAAGCCTTGGATATCTATATCACTGATAGTAATGAGGGGCGAGCACTAAACTTAGAGGCGCTTGGTAAAGATTATCCGACCAATATTTTGTCTTATCCAAGTGATTTTCCTGCCGCCGTGTTTGAGCTGATGCCGACCATACCACTGGGTGAACTGATTATATGTCATGAAGTAATGGTGCGGGAAGCTGCTGAGCAAGACAAGACTGTGGCACAGCATATTAGCCATTTATTAATCCATGGCGTGCTGCACTTATTCGGCTTTGATCATATAACCGGGCAAGCTGAGCAAGATCAAATGGAAAGCTTTGAGATTGATATTTTGGCGCGCTTGGCACTGCCTAACCCTTATCTCGAAAATTAA
- a CDS encoding mechanosensitive ion channel family protein — MEFLGFTLDVAALTDSALTLLLKVVLALVILLVGRWLAKKAITIANRIMLRSRLDDTVASFLSRLLYGILLVIVVLAALSKIGVQTTSVVAILGGVAIAVGLSLKDQLSNFAAGIMIVTFRPFVRGDFIQVNGFTGTVTEITLVNTHITTTNNHDIIFPNSDITTSATTNYSSLPNRRVDITIGIGYDADIKTAKNIMLDLAASNPVSFSDPAPIVRVTNLGDNSVDLTLNVWTTNADWWDMQCDLLEQLKYALDDNKIDIPFPQRSVHVKGLDQMVNNMNQAQKPLPDKD; from the coding sequence ATGGAGTTTTTAGGGTTTACGCTTGATGTTGCGGCACTGACAGACAGTGCCTTAACATTACTACTTAAAGTGGTCTTGGCGTTAGTAATACTGTTGGTTGGACGTTGGCTGGCTAAAAAAGCCATTACTATCGCCAATCGCATCATGTTACGTAGTCGTTTAGATGATACAGTCGCCAGCTTTTTGAGCCGGTTGTTATACGGCATTTTATTGGTGATCGTGGTGCTAGCGGCGCTCAGTAAAATAGGCGTACAAACCACCTCAGTCGTGGCTATCTTGGGTGGTGTGGCTATCGCGGTTGGTCTGTCGTTAAAAGATCAGCTGTCAAACTTCGCTGCTGGCATTATGATTGTGACCTTTCGGCCCTTTGTGCGTGGTGATTTTATCCAAGTCAACGGCTTCACGGGTACCGTGACTGAGATTACCTTGGTCAATACTCATATAACCACGACCAACAACCACGATATTATTTTCCCAAACAGCGATATCACTACTTCAGCCACTACCAACTATAGCTCGCTACCCAATCGCCGCGTGGATATCACCATAGGTATTGGTTATGATGCGGATATCAAAACCGCCAAAAATATTATGCTAGATTTGGCCGCCAGCAATCCGGTTTCCTTTAGTGATCCTGCGCCTATCGTGCGAGTCACTAACTTGGGTGATAATTCGGTTGATTTGACTTTGAATGTTTGGACCACTAATGCGGACTGGTGGGACATGCAGTGCGATTTACTCGAGCAGCTTAAATACGCGCTTGATGACAACAAAATCGATATCCCATTCCCGCAGCGCAGTGTGCATGTTAAAGGCTTGGATCAGATGGTCAATAATATGAATCAGGCGCAAAAGCCGTTGCCAGATAAAGATTAA
- a CDS encoding ferredoxin--NADP reductase has product MSEDNIQTVKVLSKTTWTPSLFSFTVTRPDSFKFTAGQFVRLGLNPSDLHYYQQLGKDSQQDSESSADSATVLASDAAPNEDIFRGYSIVSSPFDEILEFFSIVIPDGAFTSQLQYLEVGDELLLNTLPFGFLTLARYQKPYPKDLWLLATGTGLAPFLSMLQDMQTWQDYEHIILAYSARTSEELAYVDKIKQLQDDFGSLVDNPARLIFIPIVTREHVEGALTERLPKLLLDGTLQQQAGIALDVDSTHVMLCGNPEMVEDTKEALKTLGLVMNRRGEGNIAVENYW; this is encoded by the coding sequence ATGAGCGAAGACAATATCCAAACCGTTAAAGTCCTTAGTAAAACCACCTGGACGCCCAGTCTCTTTAGTTTTACGGTCACCCGTCCGGATAGCTTTAAGTTTACGGCGGGGCAGTTTGTGCGTTTGGGACTCAACCCTAGTGATCTGCACTACTATCAACAACTAGGTAAAGACTCGCAGCAAGATTCAGAATCAAGCGCTGACTCAGCCACAGTACTGGCGTCTGATGCCGCGCCGAACGAAGATATTTTTCGCGGCTATTCTATTGTGTCATCGCCATTCGATGAAATATTAGAATTCTTCTCTATTGTTATTCCTGATGGTGCCTTTACTTCGCAGCTGCAATATCTCGAAGTGGGCGATGAGCTGTTACTCAACACCCTGCCATTCGGGTTTTTAACCTTAGCGCGTTACCAAAAGCCATATCCCAAAGACTTATGGTTGTTGGCCACTGGAACTGGGCTGGCACCCTTCTTGTCGATGCTACAGGATATGCAGACCTGGCAGGATTATGAGCACATCATACTGGCTTACAGCGCTCGCACATCCGAAGAGCTCGCATACGTCGATAAGATTAAGCAATTGCAAGATGACTTTGGCTCACTAGTCGACAATCCAGCCCGCTTGATCTTTATTCCGATCGTCACTCGCGAGCATGTCGAAGGGGCGCTAACCGAGCGTCTACCCAAGCTATTATTAGATGGCACGCTACAACAGCAAGCTGGCATTGCATTGGATGTTGATAGCACGCACGTGATGTTATGCGGTAATCCGGAGATGGTGGAGGACACTAAAGAAGCGCTTAAAACCCTAGGATTAGTGATGAATCGCCGCGGTGAAGGTAATATCGCAGTAGAAAATTATTGGTAG
- a CDS encoding NADH-quinone oxidoreductase subunit N: MNEFTMNDLMGLLPYAPIMVVVITSLVVMIAITIKRSHVVTGTLTVVGLNIALFTLLGQITGILSNGSVTPVAEQLFVVDNFAQFNMVVILICALACCTLSYAYLAKLKDNKDELYLLMLLSTTGALLMVCAQHMTSFFMSLELLSVPLYGLLSYTFLRNKSLESGLKYLVLSGTASATLLMGMAFIYAEVGSLSFKAISFMLGDFFESPLLILGSAMMMFGIAFKLSAAPFHAWTPDVYEGAPAPIATYLASVTKVAMMALAVRFLIDTSLLALPSVQMLIMVMATLSILIGNLLAVRQTNLKRLLGYSSIAHMGYVLIVIVSIGSAADSISSMYMAVYAFTSIGAFGVVTLMSSPYRLSSDASELIHYQGLFWRRPVLTAVMTIMMLSLAGIPLTAGFITKLFAILSAVQGTQWFLAAMIILGSSIGLFYYLRVMLTLFKRPKEFIEFDAAGQWGIRMGGIMVIAVTAMIVFFGVLPNSLIVWSSMARIW, encoded by the coding sequence ATGAATGAATTTACGATGAATGATTTGATGGGGCTGCTGCCTTACGCGCCAATCATGGTAGTGGTGATTACCTCATTGGTGGTGATGATTGCTATCACCATCAAACGCTCGCATGTGGTTACTGGCACACTGACAGTGGTAGGGTTGAACATCGCCTTATTTACCTTGCTCGGACAAATAACCGGGATACTCAGTAATGGATCGGTAACGCCAGTCGCTGAGCAGCTGTTCGTGGTTGATAATTTTGCCCAGTTCAATATGGTGGTGATTCTGATCTGTGCGCTGGCGTGTTGTACCTTGTCATACGCCTATTTAGCCAAGCTAAAAGACAATAAAGATGAGCTGTATTTGCTGATGTTGTTATCGACTACCGGCGCACTGCTCATGGTCTGTGCTCAGCATATGACCTCATTCTTTATGAGTTTAGAGCTATTGTCAGTACCTTTATACGGTCTGCTGTCTTATACCTTTTTACGTAATAAATCGCTTGAATCAGGGCTTAAATATTTGGTCCTATCAGGGACAGCGTCCGCTACCTTATTAATGGGTATGGCGTTTATTTATGCGGAAGTGGGCTCGTTAAGCTTTAAGGCTATTAGTTTCATGTTAGGTGATTTCTTTGAATCGCCACTATTGATACTAGGGTCGGCGATGATGATGTTTGGTATTGCCTTTAAGCTATCGGCAGCGCCTTTTCATGCTTGGACCCCAGATGTGTATGAAGGCGCGCCAGCACCTATCGCCACCTATCTGGCATCAGTCACGAAAGTGGCGATGATGGCACTGGCCGTGCGTTTCTTAATTGATACCTCCTTATTGGCCTTGCCATCGGTACAGATGCTGATCATGGTCATGGCGACTTTATCAATTCTCATCGGTAACCTATTGGCTGTGCGTCAGACCAATCTCAAACGCCTACTGGGTTATTCTTCTATTGCCCATATGGGTTATGTACTGATCGTTATTGTCAGTATTGGCTCGGCTGCTGATAGTATTTCTAGCATGTATATGGCGGTTTATGCCTTTACCTCTATTGGTGCCTTTGGGGTCGTGACCCTGATGTCGAGTCCTTATCGTTTGTCTAGTGATGCCAGTGAATTGATCCATTATCAAGGGTTATTTTGGCGACGTCCGGTATTGACGGCAGTAATGACTATTATGATGCTGTCGTTAGCAGGTATTCCATTAACCGCAGGCTTTATTACCAAGCTATTCGCTATCTTGTCTGCGGTACAGGGGACCCAGTGGTTCTTAGCCGCGATGATTATCTTAGGCAGTTCAATCGGCTTGTTCTACTATCTGCGTGTGATGTTAACGCTATTTAAGCGTCCAAAAGAGTTTATTGAGTTTGACGCTGCCGGGCAGTGGGGTATCCGGATGGGCGGTATTATGGTGATTGCTGTGACTGCGATGATTGTGTTCTTTGGCGTATTACCAAACAGCCTCATTGTATGGTCAAGCATGGCGCGTATTTGGTAG
- the nuoM gene encoding NADH-quinone oxidoreductase subunit M, translating to MIDLQQTWMLPALIAIPFIAGLLCWLVERFNRRLPRWIALIGMMLTFVLSLVLWHYGDFGGMSKQVIVPDVAVPWVAEFSVPWIPSFGISFHLAMDGLSLMMVALTGLLGVAAVACSWNEIQRRVGFFHLNLLWSLGGVIGVFLAIDLFLFFFFWEMMLVPIYFLIAIWGHDVVGGKTKEYAATKFFIYTQASGLIMLVGVLVLVIISYSLSGVVSFNYNDLLGTPLGSWEYPIMLCFFIGFAVKLPIIPFHGWLPDAHAQAPTAGSVDLAGVLIKTAAYGLLRFVLPLFPVASQEFAPIAMTLGTIGIFYGAWLAFMQTDMKRLLAYTSISHMGFVVLAIYAGTLLSLQGLMIQMLAHGLSSAALFIMAGQLYERLHTRDLTLMGGMWGQFRYYAPILMFFCAALLGIPGTGNFIGEFMILLGAFAQYPVFVVFATFSLVLAGLYSLILIHRALFGANNTKELAMHETKSNGLPERPLKDLGKRELSLLLMLAVGLVWLGLYPQPFLDTSSHAMQWINNAYIYSQVTQVDASQLLDAMEAR from the coding sequence ATGATAGATTTACAACAAACGTGGATGCTGCCAGCATTAATTGCCATACCCTTTATTGCCGGCTTGTTATGCTGGCTGGTTGAGCGCTTTAATAGACGTCTGCCGCGCTGGATTGCTTTAATCGGCATGATGCTGACTTTTGTATTGTCGTTAGTGCTCTGGCATTACGGCGACTTTGGTGGCATGAGTAAGCAAGTGATTGTGCCTGATGTTGCGGTGCCATGGGTCGCTGAATTCAGTGTGCCATGGATACCGAGCTTTGGTATTAGCTTTCATTTAGCGATGGACGGTTTGTCGCTAATGATGGTGGCCTTGACTGGATTACTAGGTGTGGCCGCGGTGGCCTGTTCGTGGAACGAGATTCAGCGTCGCGTCGGCTTCTTCCACCTGAACCTACTGTGGAGCTTAGGCGGGGTCATTGGGGTATTTTTAGCCATTGATTTGTTCTTGTTCTTCTTCTTTTGGGAGATGATGCTGGTTCCAATCTACTTCTTGATTGCGATTTGGGGTCATGACGTTGTTGGCGGTAAGACCAAAGAATATGCAGCAACTAAGTTCTTTATCTATACCCAAGCGTCCGGGCTTATCATGCTGGTCGGTGTTTTGGTATTGGTCATTATTAGCTATTCCTTAAGCGGGGTAGTCAGTTTCAATTATAATGATTTACTCGGTACGCCACTTGGCAGCTGGGAATATCCGATCATGTTGTGCTTCTTTATTGGCTTTGCGGTCAAGTTACCTATTATTCCCTTTCACGGTTGGTTACCTGATGCCCATGCGCAAGCGCCAACTGCGGGCTCGGTGGATTTGGCTGGGGTACTGATTAAGACTGCCGCTTATGGTTTGCTTCGTTTTGTGTTGCCACTGTTCCCAGTCGCGTCACAAGAGTTTGCACCGATTGCCATGACCTTGGGTACCATTGGTATCTTCTATGGCGCGTGGCTGGCCTTTATGCAGACCGATATGAAGCGTTTGCTGGCTTATACCAGTATCTCGCACATGGGCTTTGTGGTATTGGCAATTTACGCTGGTACCTTATTAAGCTTGCAAGGTCTAATGATTCAAATGCTGGCGCATGGCTTAAGCTCAGCGGCGCTATTTATCATGGCCGGTCAGTTATATGAGCGTCTACATACCCGCGATTTGACCCTGATGGGTGGTATGTGGGGTCAGTTTCGCTACTATGCACCGATACTGATGTTCTTCTGTGCCGCGCTACTCGGTATTCCAGGTACTGGCAACTTCATTGGCGAGTTTATGATTTTGCTAGGTGCCTTTGCGCAATATCCGGTGTTTGTGGTGTTCGCCACCTTTAGCTTAGTATTGGCGGGTTTATACTCGTTGATCCTAATCCATCGCGCGCTATTTGGTGCTAATAATACTAAAGAGCTGGCCATGCATGAAACCAAGTCAAATGGTTTGCCTGAACGTCCATTAAAGGATTTGGGTAAACGTGAGTTGTCATTACTACTGATGTTAGCAGTGGGCTTGGTATGGCTCGGACTGTATCCACAGCCGTTCCTTGATACCTCAAGTCACGCCATGCAGTGGATTAATAATGCATATATTTACAGTCAGGTGACACAAGTAGATGCGTCGCAGTTACTTGATGCAATGGAGGCACGTTAA